From a single Planctellipticum variicoloris genomic region:
- a CDS encoding PQQ-binding-like beta-propeller repeat protein translates to MRSRWTRWGLSSGGAVLLALLGLWLSTGVGEVHRAHLPVNFRLADPVPGEEDWPWWRGPRQNGFVDQSQPPVRWSQSANVGWQARISGSGHSSPIVWDGRVYVAAADEKQDSLLLECFDRDSGRPLWTSTVQRGGFPPNGARGSPPFSTPACDGERMFLASDQAGKLTVTAVDLTGKLLWQREAGPYSSTWGYMASPVVSGSLVIVSGDQRGAPADRLRGASFLAALHRQTGEIIWRILRPAGDSYGTPIVARIAGREQLVLPGRRGVTAYNPADGAMLWTCRWTADRPVGSVAFDEDCVYASIRYPNEQIVCIRADGSGDVTASHVIWRERRSASDLPSPLVCDSDLLILADDGVLTCLEKATGKARWKKRLQGRFSASPVAMGKYLYCVNEAGIVSVVDRTSRGELIAENQVGQGCFASPAISGNRLLFRTAQGLLLVQPPPSAPYVDAPKPERRRF, encoded by the coding sequence GTGAGGAGTCGCTGGACGAGATGGGGGCTGTCGAGCGGGGGCGCAGTCCTCCTCGCCCTTCTCGGACTCTGGCTGTCGACGGGTGTCGGTGAAGTTCATCGGGCTCACCTGCCGGTGAATTTCCGCCTGGCGGATCCAGTTCCCGGAGAGGAAGACTGGCCCTGGTGGCGCGGCCCGCGGCAGAATGGTTTTGTCGATCAATCGCAGCCGCCGGTTCGCTGGTCTCAGAGCGCCAATGTCGGCTGGCAGGCCCGGATTTCCGGAAGCGGGCATTCCTCTCCCATTGTCTGGGACGGGCGAGTCTACGTTGCAGCCGCGGACGAAAAGCAGGATTCACTGCTGCTCGAATGCTTCGATCGCGACAGCGGGCGGCCGCTGTGGACATCGACCGTTCAGCGGGGCGGTTTCCCGCCGAACGGTGCAAGAGGCTCTCCCCCGTTCTCGACGCCAGCCTGCGATGGCGAGCGAATGTTTCTGGCGTCCGATCAGGCCGGCAAGTTGACAGTCACCGCCGTCGATCTCACGGGGAAACTCCTCTGGCAGCGTGAGGCGGGACCGTATTCCTCGACATGGGGTTACATGGCTTCTCCCGTCGTCAGCGGCTCGCTGGTCATTGTTTCGGGCGATCAGCGCGGGGCGCCCGCGGACCGGTTGCGCGGCGCCAGTTTCCTCGCGGCCCTCCATCGCCAGACCGGCGAAATCATCTGGCGGATCCTCCGACCTGCTGGAGACAGCTACGGTACGCCGATCGTCGCAAGAATTGCCGGCCGGGAGCAGCTTGTCCTGCCGGGGCGCCGCGGAGTCACCGCATATAATCCGGCCGACGGAGCCATGCTCTGGACCTGTCGCTGGACTGCCGACCGACCTGTCGGCAGCGTGGCGTTCGATGAGGACTGCGTGTACGCCTCAATCCGATACCCGAACGAGCAGATCGTCTGCATCCGGGCCGACGGGTCCGGAGATGTTACCGCGTCGCATGTCATCTGGCGGGAACGGCGATCCGCCAGCGACCTCCCGTCTCCGCTCGTCTGCGACAGCGATCTGCTGATCCTCGCGGACGACGGTGTGCTGACCTGCCTGGAGAAAGCCACCGGCAAAGCCCGTTGGAAAAAGCGACTGCAGGGTCGGTTCTCCGCTTCCCCGGTCGCAATGGGAAAGTATCTCTACTGCGTGAACGAGGCGGGAATCGTCTCGGTCGTCGATCGGACGTCCCGCGGTGAACTGATCGCCGAGAACCAGGTCGGTCAGGGCTGCTTCGCTTCCCCCGCAATTTCCGGAAACCGCCTGCTGTTCCGCACGGCTCAAGGGCTGCTGCTGGTGCAGCCCCCCCCGTCGGCCCCGTATGTCGATGCGCCGAAGCCGGAGCGTCGCCGATTCTGA
- a CDS encoding ABC transporter ATP-binding protein, with product MTTWGRLTGFVRPYWRPLTGSLVFGLIVAALWSIELLLTFPVVKVFLQEQSLPEYVRQEVAKAEEEVAALKQKLTPLDSLLADLPEDGTEGRFEQRERALNDQAREQRRLNQASYRLWTLSWVEAEVVPRLPSDQFALLVGLFGLLLVITALKGACSFAQDVLVASVSERTVIDLRETLFRQTLKLDPQSVTAQGVPQIVSSMTYDLQTVAAGLSDVGGKIVREPLKAVSCLGAAFFLNWQLTLLSLVFLPIAGLMYRRLGQSLRHAAQRTLSSMGQIYKSLEETFTNMKVVIAYDAAGAMRRRFHRQNREFYRQALRIVRIDALCNPATEMLGQTAVCLVLLPCAYLVLNHATSIWGIRLSGRQLDFSDLSVMYALMAGMLDPVRKFSKFYTTIKQTGTAAEVVFQRMDRESLLRTAAEPVWLGPLSAGIELEGVRFSYHRETDGAPRQHALDGVDLRIAAGETIAIVGPNGCGKSTLASLLARFADPDEGVVRFDGIDLREVRIRDIRGQLALVSQDAVLFDGSLLENIRYGRPDATDVEVREAAQRAHVLEFTETLPAGLQTIIGEGGRNFSGGQRQRITLARALLRDPQLLILDEPTSAVDAHSERLIQQSLREFCRQRTVVLITHSLNQTLLDFIDRIVVMDRGRVIAAGQHADLIAACPLYARLFAGPQRAAA from the coding sequence GTGACGACCTGGGGCCGACTGACTGGATTCGTGCGACCGTACTGGCGGCCTTTGACGGGGTCTCTGGTTTTCGGGCTGATCGTCGCTGCCTTGTGGAGCATTGAGCTGCTGCTCACATTTCCGGTCGTGAAGGTCTTTCTGCAGGAACAGTCTCTCCCGGAATACGTGCGACAGGAAGTCGCCAAAGCCGAGGAAGAAGTCGCGGCTCTCAAACAGAAGCTGACTCCGCTCGACTCGCTCCTCGCGGACCTGCCGGAGGATGGAACTGAGGGGCGATTTGAACAGCGCGAGAGGGCGCTGAACGATCAGGCCCGGGAACAGCGCCGGCTGAATCAGGCGTCTTATCGGCTCTGGACCTTGAGCTGGGTCGAGGCCGAGGTCGTCCCCAGACTTCCGTCCGACCAGTTCGCACTGCTGGTCGGGCTGTTCGGCCTGCTGCTCGTCATAACGGCCCTGAAAGGGGCCTGCAGCTTCGCCCAGGACGTGCTGGTGGCCAGCGTCTCTGAGCGAACCGTGATTGATTTGCGGGAAACTCTGTTCCGGCAGACGCTGAAACTGGATCCGCAGTCCGTCACGGCGCAGGGAGTTCCGCAGATCGTATCGTCCATGACCTATGACCTGCAGACCGTCGCCGCCGGCCTCTCCGATGTCGGGGGAAAAATCGTCCGGGAACCGCTCAAGGCCGTGAGTTGTCTCGGGGCCGCGTTCTTTCTGAACTGGCAGTTGACGCTGCTGTCACTCGTGTTTCTGCCGATCGCAGGCCTGATGTACCGACGGCTGGGGCAGAGTTTGCGCCATGCGGCTCAGCGGACCCTCAGCAGCATGGGGCAGATCTACAAGTCTCTGGAAGAGACCTTCACGAACATGAAGGTCGTGATCGCGTACGATGCCGCGGGGGCGATGCGGCGACGCTTCCACCGTCAGAATCGAGAATTCTATCGGCAGGCGCTCCGCATCGTGCGGATCGACGCCTTGTGCAACCCGGCCACGGAAATGCTGGGACAGACCGCAGTTTGCCTGGTGCTGCTGCCGTGCGCCTATCTTGTCCTGAACCATGCGACGTCGATCTGGGGCATCCGGCTGTCGGGGCGCCAGCTCGATTTCTCGGACCTGTCGGTCATGTACGCCCTGATGGCGGGAATGCTGGACCCGGTTCGGAAATTCTCCAAGTTCTACACGACGATCAAGCAGACGGGGACGGCCGCAGAGGTCGTTTTTCAGAGAATGGATCGCGAATCGCTGCTGCGGACGGCCGCAGAACCGGTGTGGCTGGGGCCGCTGTCGGCCGGCATTGAACTGGAAGGCGTCCGCTTTTCGTATCACCGCGAAACCGACGGCGCTCCCCGCCAGCACGCACTCGATGGCGTTGACCTGCGGATCGCCGCCGGGGAAACCATTGCCATCGTCGGCCCGAACGGATGCGGAAAATCGACGCTGGCAAGCCTGCTGGCCCGATTCGCAGATCCCGACGAGGGCGTTGTCCGATTCGATGGAATCGACCTTCGCGAGGTGCGCATTCGCGACATTCGCGGTCAATTGGCGCTCGTCTCGCAGGACGCCGTCCTGTTTGACGGTTCGCTCCTGGAAAACATCCGCTACGGCCGTCCCGACGCCACCGATGTTGAAGTCCGCGAGGCGGCGCAACGGGCGCACGTGCTCGAGTTCACGGAAACTCTGCCGGCGGGGCTTCAGACGATCATCGGCGAAGGGGGCCGAAACTTCTCGGGCGGCCAGCGGCAGCGGATTACGCTGGCCCGCGCACTATTGAGAGATCCTCAACTGCTGATTCTGGATGAGCCGACGTCCGCAGTCGATGCGCACAGCGAGCGACTGATTCAGCAGTCCCTGCGGGAATTCTGCCGCCAACGGACGGTCGTGCTGATCACGCACAGCCTGAACCAGACGCTGCTCGACTTCATCGATCGCATCGTCGTCATGGACCGCGGTCGCGTCATCGCCGCCGGTCAGCATGCAGATCTGATTGCGGCCTGCCCCCTCTATGCACGCCTGTTTGCGGGTCCTCAACGGGCCGCCGCGTAA
- a CDS encoding 3-keto-disaccharide hydrolase — MMRSGWLLLTGCLGIGFAVAHGAPPEANPETGVKWRALFDGKTLKNWKPTNFGGEGEVTVEEGQILMQQGSDLSGITWTGGELPRSNYEISLEAQRVDGGDFFCGLTVPVKDSPCSLIVGGWGGGVVGLSSLNGLDASENETTSYRAFKKKEWYKIRLRVTDTHIQAWIGDDRVVNADIRGKTISIRPEVELSKPLGISSYATVAALREIRIRDLTAAEIAEDPTAKKK, encoded by the coding sequence ATGATGCGGTCTGGCTGGTTGCTGCTGACGGGATGCCTCGGGATCGGTTTCGCGGTAGCGCATGGCGCGCCGCCGGAAGCGAATCCGGAAACGGGGGTGAAGTGGCGAGCACTGTTCGACGGAAAAACCCTGAAAAACTGGAAGCCAACAAACTTCGGCGGGGAGGGAGAAGTCACGGTCGAAGAGGGCCAGATCCTGATGCAGCAGGGTTCCGACCTCTCCGGAATCACATGGACCGGCGGCGAACTTCCCCGATCGAACTACGAGATCTCGCTGGAAGCGCAGCGGGTTGACGGCGGCGACTTCTTCTGCGGGCTGACGGTTCCCGTCAAGGACTCGCCATGCAGTCTGATCGTCGGAGGATGGGGAGGCGGCGTCGTCGGTCTGTCGAGTCTGAATGGCCTGGACGCCTCGGAGAACGAAACCACGAGCTACCGGGCGTTCAAGAAGAAGGAGTGGTACAAGATCCGGCTGCGGGTGACGGACACGCATATCCAGGCATGGATCGGCGATGATCGAGTCGTGAACGCGGACATTCGCGGGAAAACCATCTCCATCCGCCCGGAGGTCGAGCTGTCAAAGCCTCTGGGGATATCGAGTTACGCCACTGTCGCCGCGTTGCGGGAGATCCGCATCCGCGATCTGACGGCCGCCGAAATCGCGGAAGACCCGACCGCCAAGAAGAAGTAG
- a CDS encoding sensor domain-containing diguanylate cyclase has protein sequence MSGLWISLLQFSQSAASGGAISALAAVCLLYYLHHIYLLDGTRELMKSLREELSLVELECRQLGRERSVTRTEIQLLREMLGQPDFEKASELLLRRFIPNVQEGLAAVIQLGPSAELRVMPRGLCEESVRNLQLDPEFVASLRNGPPILIDGSRLTSTRLMASLSVADRRKIESLALVGVGAGDQMHAILMTSRLLPVCGVPRQQLELLARIAASLSGSLHQHIRHHHQSAQLQFTQVLLELRGVLDALQADPIRVMQEFLERVVQLVEADRGIVFLISDRHGSGLAPAARIGQPLSAGAEPVWRRHEEAIAWAGFRAQQQSSFDSAQLKRFHVDSLIGSALTIPIIIDDRTPGVLCLTRSRNTPFAAHLQSLLENAVDVFTTVMNRGLEAQEFERQAREDGLTELANRREFDRQLLREVEAVHAQQVEGCCLLLLDLDRFKKVNDDYGHQGGDEVLRITARVLKDRVARIRSGDRVLLARYGGEEMALILPSFTMQGALRVAEQIREAIEKTDFRHENRSIHVTVSIGVASCPLHALNAPDLLEAADTALYQAKARGRNRVCAAIQSPLVESGSGILG, from the coding sequence ATGAGCGGGCTCTGGATTTCGTTACTTCAATTCTCACAGTCAGCCGCCTCAGGAGGTGCGATTTCAGCGCTGGCCGCGGTCTGCCTGCTCTACTATCTCCACCACATCTACCTTCTCGACGGCACGCGCGAGCTGATGAAATCGCTCCGCGAGGAATTGAGTCTTGTGGAACTTGAGTGTCGCCAGCTCGGACGCGAACGCTCAGTCACGCGAACTGAGATTCAGTTGCTGCGGGAAATGCTTGGCCAGCCGGACTTCGAGAAAGCCAGCGAATTGCTCCTGCGGCGATTTATTCCGAACGTGCAGGAAGGACTGGCCGCTGTCATCCAACTGGGACCGTCCGCGGAACTTCGTGTGATGCCGCGGGGGCTCTGCGAGGAGTCGGTTCGCAACCTGCAACTCGATCCCGAATTCGTCGCCTCGCTTCGCAACGGACCGCCAATTCTGATCGACGGATCGCGACTGACGTCCACGCGTCTGATGGCAAGTCTGTCCGTGGCGGACCGTCGCAAAATTGAGAGCCTGGCGCTTGTCGGTGTCGGTGCGGGCGATCAGATGCACGCGATTCTGATGACGAGCCGTCTGTTGCCCGTGTGCGGGGTGCCGCGTCAGCAACTGGAACTGCTAGCCCGAATCGCTGCCAGCCTTTCCGGCTCGCTCCATCAGCACATTCGCCACCATCACCAGTCGGCCCAGCTTCAGTTCACGCAGGTCCTGCTGGAACTGCGCGGAGTGCTCGATGCTCTGCAGGCCGATCCCATTCGCGTTATGCAGGAGTTTCTCGAACGCGTGGTGCAGCTCGTCGAGGCCGATCGCGGCATCGTGTTCCTGATTTCGGACAGGCACGGTTCCGGACTCGCTCCCGCGGCCAGAATCGGCCAGCCCCTTTCCGCCGGCGCCGAACCGGTCTGGCGGCGACATGAAGAGGCCATCGCCTGGGCGGGTTTCAGGGCGCAGCAGCAGTCGTCCTTTGATTCGGCGCAGCTCAAGCGGTTCCACGTCGACAGTCTGATCGGATCGGCCCTGACGATTCCGATCATCATTGACGACCGCACACCCGGGGTGCTGTGCCTGACGCGATCGAGGAACACTCCATTCGCCGCGCATCTGCAGTCGCTTCTCGAAAACGCCGTCGATGTTTTTACGACGGTGATGAATCGCGGACTGGAGGCGCAGGAGTTCGAACGCCAGGCGCGCGAGGATGGTTTGACAGAGCTCGCCAATCGCCGCGAGTTCGATCGCCAGTTGCTGCGGGAAGTGGAGGCCGTCCATGCTCAGCAGGTTGAAGGGTGCTGCCTGCTGCTCCTTGATCTCGATCGATTCAAGAAGGTCAACGACGACTACGGTCATCAGGGGGGGGACGAAGTCTTGCGGATCACGGCTCGCGTCCTGAAGGATCGCGTTGCCCGGATCCGCTCCGGCGACCGGGTGCTGCTCGCCCGCTACGGCGGCGAAGAAATGGCGCTGATTCTCCCGTCATTTACGATGCAGGGCGCTTTAAGAGTCGCCGAGCAGATCCGCGAGGCGATCGAAAAAACTGACTTCCGCCACGAGAACCGCTCGATCCATGTCACGGTCAGCATCGGGGTGGCCAGTTGCCCGCTCCACGCACTGAATGCGCCGGATCTGCTGGAAGCCGCCGACACGGCGCTGTACCAGGCGAAAGCACGCGGGCGAAACCGGGTTTGCGCCGCAATTCAGTCGCCGCTGGTCGAGTCCGGATCGGGGATTCTGGGCTGA
- a CDS encoding glycosyltransferase family 2 protein: MPAYNAALTLERTIADIPPGSVDQVIVVDDCSRDNTVEVAERLGLTVVRHEKNLGYGGNQKTCYRLALEAGADYVVMIHPDYQYDSRVIPVAIEIIRLGICDFVMGSRIRTRREVLDGGMPLYKYLANRCLTFIENVALGQNLGDFHSGFRAYRREVLETIPYEQNSNDFVFDTQFLAQSVYFGFKLGDIPVPVRYFDEASSINFRRSVTYGLATLGVMALYGLKKLGLSRSPLFVRKLTSSV; the protein is encoded by the coding sequence ATGCCCGCCTACAATGCGGCGCTCACGCTCGAACGGACCATCGCCGATATTCCGCCGGGCTCCGTCGACCAGGTCATCGTCGTCGACGACTGCAGTCGCGACAATACCGTGGAGGTGGCGGAGCGGCTTGGTTTGACCGTCGTCCGGCATGAGAAAAATCTGGGCTACGGCGGCAACCAGAAGACCTGTTATCGCCTGGCGCTCGAGGCCGGCGCCGACTACGTCGTGATGATTCACCCGGACTACCAGTACGACAGCCGGGTGATCCCCGTTGCAATCGAAATCATCCGACTCGGCATCTGCGACTTCGTCATGGGATCACGAATCCGCACCCGGCGCGAGGTCCTGGACGGGGGGATGCCCCTGTACAAGTATCTTGCGAACCGTTGCCTGACATTCATCGAGAACGTCGCCCTGGGACAAAATCTGGGGGACTTCCACAGCGGCTTTCGGGCCTACCGCCGCGAGGTCCTGGAGACGATTCCCTACGAACAGAACTCGAACGACTTCGTTTTCGACACGCAGTTTCTGGCGCAGTCGGTCTATTTCGGATTCAAGCTCGGCGACATCCCCGTTCCCGTCCGCTATTTCGATGAGGCGAGCAGCATCAATTTCCGCCGCAGCGTGACTTACGGTCTGGCGACGCTGGGCGTCATGGCGCTGTACGGGCTGAAGAAACTGGGGCTGTCGCGGTCCCCCCTCTTTGTGAGAAAGTTGACTTCGTCGGTATAA
- a CDS encoding YbeD family protein — translation MDQPAALELLLATHEFPCRFLFKAIGRTDGSFAEQVVAVVRAELDHDFDSPFSLKHTAGGRHVSVTIEPWIETAEQVLAVYACIRTVPGLVMLM, via the coding sequence GTGGATCAGCCTGCTGCTCTGGAACTGCTGCTCGCTACGCACGAGTTCCCCTGCCGTTTTCTGTTCAAGGCCATCGGTCGGACTGACGGCAGCTTTGCCGAGCAGGTTGTGGCCGTGGTGCGGGCCGAGCTGGATCACGATTTTGACTCGCCGTTTTCGCTCAAGCACACGGCGGGCGGCCGGCACGTCTCGGTGACGATTGAACCGTGGATTGAGACCGCCGAACAAGTCCTCGCCGTCTACGCCTGCATCCGGACTGTCCCCGGGCTGGTCATGCTGATGTAA
- a CDS encoding SRPBCC family protein, with translation MAVSLGRHPVTPGIFLLRAEIWLPRRREDVFDFFADAFNLEAITPPLLHFHVETPPPIAMHVGALIDYRLRLHGFPIRWRTEITGWEPPLQFVDEQVQGPYRLWRHRHSFVERNGGTLMTDEVEYAVPGGTLVHALAVKGDVARIFEFREQKMRELFFAAGETAETLQPAESRQTRRARLTSA, from the coding sequence ATGGCCGTGAGTCTGGGGCGACATCCGGTGACTCCGGGAATATTTCTGTTGCGGGCGGAGATCTGGCTTCCGCGACGGCGCGAGGACGTTTTTGACTTCTTCGCGGACGCGTTCAATCTGGAGGCGATCACGCCGCCCTTGTTGCATTTTCATGTGGAAACACCGCCGCCCATTGCGATGCATGTCGGGGCGCTGATCGATTACCGGCTGCGCCTGCACGGATTTCCCATTCGCTGGCGAACCGAGATCACCGGCTGGGAGCCGCCGCTGCAATTCGTCGACGAGCAGGTTCAGGGGCCGTATCGGCTCTGGCGGCATCGGCATTCATTCGTCGAGCGGAACGGGGGGACGCTGATGACGGACGAGGTGGAGTATGCGGTGCCTGGCGGAACGCTCGTGCATGCACTGGCCGTGAAGGGAGACGTCGCGCGGATTTTCGAGTTTCGCGAACAGAAGATGCGAGAGCTGTTCTTCGCGGCCGGAGAAACCGCGGAGACTCTGCAGCCGGCTGAATCGCGGCAGACTCGTCGAGCCCGACTTACATCAGCATGA
- a CDS encoding tetratricopeptide repeat protein, with protein MRIRLGTAYGGVLAALLALGAVDAEDAPISADQKAREVARWQETVDAMTKRIAADAKGSDAYSRRGDARFFLGQFAGAVQDYEEMVRLDPELDASHWRLGIAYYYAGKAESAAAQFGKYHAFDQVDRENGIWRYLSQYKAHGKDAARKELLKYEKDDREPFPAVYKLFAGEITPRQILDGIAAAKLDDAEREKRLFYAELYIGLNAAAEGDPEEARRHLRAAVANTWGPRAGYGPAWMWQVGRLQWEQLEREANAK; from the coding sequence ATGAGAATTCGACTTGGGACGGCATATGGCGGAGTTCTGGCTGCTCTGCTGGCGCTGGGGGCCGTCGACGCAGAGGACGCGCCGATTTCTGCAGACCAGAAGGCCAGAGAGGTCGCGCGGTGGCAGGAGACTGTCGATGCGATGACGAAACGGATCGCAGCCGACGCGAAGGGGAGCGACGCCTACTCCCGCCGGGGGGACGCCCGGTTCTTTCTCGGCCAGTTTGCCGGAGCTGTGCAGGACTACGAAGAAATGGTCCGGCTCGATCCGGAACTGGATGCCTCTCACTGGCGGCTGGGGATTGCGTACTACTATGCCGGCAAGGCGGAGTCCGCCGCGGCCCAGTTCGGCAAGTACCACGCCTTCGACCAGGTCGACCGCGAGAACGGGATCTGGCGGTATCTGTCCCAATATAAAGCACATGGCAAAGATGCTGCCCGCAAGGAGCTGCTGAAGTACGAGAAAGACGATCGCGAGCCGTTCCCCGCGGTCTACAAACTGTTCGCCGGGGAAATCACCCCCAGGCAGATCCTCGACGGAATTGCCGCCGCGAAGCTGGATGACGCCGAGCGAGAAAAGCGGCTGTTCTACGCGGAACTGTATATCGGCCTGAATGCCGCGGCCGAAGGCGATCCGGAAGAAGCCCGACGGCATCTGCGAGCAGCGGTCGCAAACACATGGGGGCCGCGTGCCGGTTACGGTCCGGCGTGGATGTGGCAAGTTGGTCGGTTGCAGTGGGAGCAACTGGAACGCGAGGCGAACGCGAAGTAA
- a CDS encoding DUF420 domain-containing protein, whose translation MFQNGFLGYKASFMLDFVVVALVLIVPILLFSLYSVKVRRQFSRHKNLQLLLGVVLLFAVGAFEFDLHFIQGGWENVVAKHEPPLTPEQLGTVRMLLRVHLIFAISTPFLWATTIFLALRRFPNPPTPGPHSGLHKILGWLSTVDITLTSVTGLIFYWFAFVTKW comes from the coding sequence GTGTTTCAGAACGGATTTCTGGGCTACAAAGCCTCATTCATGCTCGACTTCGTCGTCGTGGCCCTGGTCCTGATCGTCCCCATCCTGCTGTTCAGTCTCTATTCGGTCAAGGTGCGACGGCAGTTCTCGCGGCATAAGAACCTGCAGCTTCTCCTGGGAGTCGTGCTGCTGTTCGCCGTGGGGGCGTTTGAATTCGACCTGCACTTCATTCAGGGAGGCTGGGAGAACGTCGTCGCCAAACACGAACCGCCGCTGACTCCCGAGCAGCTCGGCACCGTTCGCATGCTGCTCCGCGTTCACCTGATTTTCGCAATCAGCACGCCGTTTCTGTGGGCGACGACGATTTTCCTGGCGCTGCGGAGGTTCCCGAATCCGCCGACACCCGGCCCGCACAGCGGTCTGCACAAGATCCTCGGCTGGCTGTCGACGGTGGATATTACGCTGACATCCGTGACGGGACTGATCTTCTACTGGTTCGCCTTCGTGACGAAGTGGTGA
- a CDS encoding GNAT family N-acetyltransferase, whose product MTCHVEIRRAELSDLEAITAIYNEAIETLTATFDTEPKDLKERRAWMEQHDERHPVLVACMNGTVVAWSSLSRWSERQAYVDTVETTTYVRTGYRGHGIGRSLKEAVLQTAKSLGFHTVIARVAEESLASLHLNESMGFRRVGTLKQVGRKFGRLLDVHLLQLMLDDFPNEPPEISSNPTSS is encoded by the coding sequence GTGACTTGTCATGTGGAAATCCGTCGCGCCGAACTGAGCGACCTGGAGGCGATTACTGCGATTTACAATGAGGCGATCGAAACATTGACTGCAACATTCGATACCGAACCCAAGGATCTGAAGGAACGTCGCGCGTGGATGGAGCAGCACGATGAGCGGCATCCCGTCCTGGTTGCGTGCATGAACGGGACCGTCGTCGCCTGGTCATCACTCAGTCGATGGTCGGAGCGGCAAGCCTATGTGGACACGGTGGAAACAACGACCTACGTCCGAACCGGGTATCGTGGACATGGAATCGGACGTTCGCTGAAGGAGGCGGTCCTCCAAACCGCGAAATCTCTGGGCTTTCATACCGTAATCGCCCGAGTGGCCGAAGAAAGCCTGGCAAGCCTGCACCTCAACGAAAGCATGGGCTTCAGGAGAGTTGGCACGCTCAAGCAAGTGGGGCGAAAATTTGGTCGACTGCTGGATGTCCATCTCCTGCAGTTGATGCTGGACGATTTTCCCAATGAACCGCCAGAAATATCGAGCAACCCGACGTCATCGTGA
- a CDS encoding acyltransferase family protein — protein sequence MPPLPAAKTAPAGKPADDRLASLDAYRGFVMICLAANGFGIAAAARNFPLTMSAEFQRLAFYFEHVPWVGCSFWDLIQPSFMFMVGVSMAYSYAKRKKQGHSWGGMALHAGARSIVLILLGIALSSNGTSSTNFTFVNVLTQIGLGYFFLFLLWDRPRWVQVIVSVVILCGYWSWFAMTPLPPPDFNLATVGVEPGWQRLPGFNAHWEKGTNPAANFDVWLLNRFRQPDGKPFEFNKGGYATLNFIPSLVTMLLGLMTGEIIRTTPGRLRVLGVLIAGGLLLLGAGWGLGVLGVCPVVKRIWTPSWVLYSAGWTLLLLSLFYAVMDGLGWKWLGYPLIVAGANSILLYVMGQTLSGWTSQTLTRHFGTGLFELYGLVGSQYAPIVQSCSVLLVFWLFVFWLYRQRIFVRI from the coding sequence ATGCCGCCGCTCCCTGCCGCCAAGACTGCGCCTGCCGGTAAACCCGCCGACGACCGCCTGGCCTCGCTCGACGCCTACCGCGGTTTCGTCATGATCTGCCTGGCCGCCAATGGCTTCGGCATCGCGGCGGCCGCCAGAAACTTTCCGCTGACGATGAGCGCCGAGTTTCAGCGCCTGGCATTCTACTTCGAGCACGTCCCGTGGGTCGGGTGCTCCTTCTGGGACCTGATCCAGCCGTCGTTCATGTTCATGGTCGGCGTCTCGATGGCGTACTCCTACGCCAAACGCAAGAAACAGGGACACTCGTGGGGCGGAATGGCGCTGCATGCGGGGGCCCGCTCCATCGTGCTGATCCTGCTCGGAATCGCGCTCAGCTCCAACGGCACGTCAAGCACCAACTTCACCTTCGTCAATGTCCTGACGCAGATCGGCCTCGGATACTTCTTCCTGTTCCTCCTCTGGGATCGACCGCGCTGGGTCCAGGTGATCGTCAGCGTCGTGATCCTCTGCGGATACTGGAGCTGGTTTGCGATGACGCCGCTGCCTCCTCCGGACTTCAATCTGGCGACGGTCGGCGTCGAACCTGGCTGGCAGCGGCTGCCGGGCTTCAATGCGCACTGGGAAAAGGGGACCAACCCGGCGGCGAACTTCGACGTCTGGCTCCTGAACCGCTTCCGGCAGCCGGACGGCAAGCCGTTCGAATTCAACAAGGGAGGCTACGCGACGCTGAACTTCATTCCGTCGCTGGTGACGATGCTGCTCGGGCTGATGACTGGCGAGATCATTCGCACGACGCCCGGCCGGCTGCGCGTACTCGGCGTGTTGATCGCCGGCGGCCTGCTGCTGCTGGGCGCAGGCTGGGGGCTCGGCGTGCTCGGAGTCTGCCCGGTGGTGAAGCGGATCTGGACGCCGAGCTGGGTCCTTTACAGCGCCGGCTGGACGCTGTTACTGCTGTCGCTGTTCTACGCGGTCATGGACGGTCTGGGCTGGAAGTGGCTGGGGTACCCGCTGATTGTGGCGGGGGCCAATTCGATTTTGCTGTATGTGATGGGCCAGACGCTCAGCGGCTGGACGTCCCAAACGCTGACCAGACATTTCGGAACGGGACTGTTCGAACTCTACGGCCTCGTCGGATCGCAATATGCCCCGATCGTGCAGTCCTGCAGCGTCCTGCTGGTTTTCTGGCTGTTCGTGTTCTGGCTCTACCGGCAGCGGATTTTTGTGAGGATTTGA